The Nitrospira sp. KM1 genome includes a window with the following:
- the gmd gene encoding GDP-mannose 4,6-dehydratase — translation MKKALITGITGQDGSYLSEFLLAHGYEVYGIIRRSSSFNTGRIDPIYEDPHVPHRRLSLIYGDLNDASSLNRILRMVHPDEIYNLGAQSHVRVSFDIPEYTGEITGLGTVRLLEAIRESGLKPRFYQASSSEMYGKVLEVPQRETTPFYPRSPYGAAKVYSYWITVNYREAYDMFACNGILFNHESPRRGETFVTRKITKAAARIKLGMQQELFLGNLEAKRDWGFAGDYVQAMWMMLQADEPEDYVIATGETHTVREMLELAFARLELDWKKYVKIDQKYYRPTEVDLLIGDADKAKRKLGWQPKVRFEELVAMMVDADLASEKERLEGVRATGGR, via the coding sequence GTGAAAAAAGCACTCATTACCGGCATCACCGGGCAGGATGGGTCGTATCTATCAGAATTTCTCCTCGCTCATGGCTATGAAGTGTATGGCATTATCAGACGATCCAGTTCATTTAACACGGGCCGCATCGATCCCATCTACGAGGACCCGCATGTTCCTCACCGCCGTCTCAGTCTGATCTACGGTGACTTGAACGACGCCAGCTCGCTGAACCGCATTCTTCGGATGGTTCACCCCGACGAGATCTATAACCTCGGCGCCCAGAGCCATGTTCGCGTCAGCTTTGATATTCCAGAGTACACCGGTGAAATCACGGGTCTGGGGACCGTACGCCTGCTTGAAGCCATTCGCGAATCGGGTCTGAAGCCAAGGTTCTATCAGGCCTCTTCAAGCGAAATGTACGGCAAGGTCCTGGAAGTTCCGCAGCGGGAAACAACGCCGTTTTACCCGCGCAGTCCATATGGCGCGGCGAAAGTGTATTCCTATTGGATCACGGTCAATTACCGAGAAGCCTACGATATGTTTGCGTGCAATGGCATCCTCTTTAATCACGAGTCACCACGGCGCGGTGAAACCTTTGTGACGAGAAAAATTACGAAGGCGGCGGCGCGCATCAAGTTGGGTATGCAACAGGAATTATTTCTTGGCAATCTAGAGGCGAAGCGGGACTGGGGATTTGCCGGGGACTATGTGCAGGCGATGTGGATGATGTTGCAGGCCGACGAGCCGGAAGATTATGTCATTGCCACGGGAGAAACGCATACCGTCCGTGAGATGCTCGAATTGGCATTCGCCCGATTGGAGCTCGACTGGAAAAAGTATGTGAAGATCGATCAGAAATATTATCGCCCGACGGAAGTGGATTTGTTGATCGGCGATGCCGATAAGGCGAAGCGGAAGCTTGGCTGGCAACCGAAGGTCCGTTTTGAAGAGTTGGTCGCGATGATGGTGGACGCCGACCTGGCATCGGAGAAGGAACGGCTA
- a CDS encoding zinc ribbon domain-containing protein, with protein MNQHLSPLIELQKLDLRIVEIHDQRRKIPERLHSLEAPLREAQQIFQDNTASMDAVVKERRALERDVEAQDAHNDKMRARLSEIKTNKEYQAHLFELQMANKKKSEIEDKVLSCMEKIEQLQQTVQNAKEKVSIVEKTFLGEKQVLDELDRKLSLELEALESEQRERAARVERTLLDRYRKLKNARKDQALAAILSGMCSGCRLQIPPQLVAEVKRSQDLHTCPYCHRLLYWEEESKPENKTVPNSPSEGGLEVGESV; from the coding sequence TTGAACCAACATCTCTCTCCTCTCATCGAACTGCAAAAGTTGGATCTTCGGATTGTCGAGATCCACGATCAACGTCGGAAGATCCCGGAACGACTCCATTCGCTCGAGGCTCCTCTTCGCGAAGCCCAGCAGATATTTCAAGACAATACAGCCTCCATGGACGCCGTGGTGAAGGAACGACGGGCACTCGAGCGAGATGTCGAGGCGCAAGATGCGCATAACGACAAAATGCGCGCGCGGCTCTCTGAAATCAAGACGAACAAGGAGTACCAAGCGCATCTCTTCGAATTGCAGATGGCCAATAAGAAGAAGTCTGAAATCGAGGACAAAGTCCTGTCCTGCATGGAGAAGATTGAGCAACTCCAGCAAACCGTTCAAAATGCCAAAGAAAAGGTGTCGATCGTCGAAAAAACATTTCTAGGCGAGAAGCAGGTTCTGGACGAACTCGACAGGAAGTTGTCGCTTGAGTTGGAGGCGCTTGAATCAGAGCAGCGTGAACGCGCGGCGCGGGTAGAACGCACGCTCCTTGACCGGTATAGAAAGTTAAAGAACGCCAGGAAGGATCAGGCGCTTGCCGCGATCTTAAGCGGCATGTGCTCCGGATGTCGCCTCCAAATTCCGCCACAACTCGTCGCCGAAGTAAAACGGTCTCAAGATCTTCACACCTGTCCGTATTGTCATCGCCTGCTGTATTGGGAAGAGGAATCGAAGCCAGAAAATAAGACCGTGCCGAATAGTCCTAGTGAAGGCGGTCTTGAAGTGGGCGAATCCGTTTGA
- the rpoD gene encoding RNA polymerase sigma factor RpoD, with product MAKQELLVEVKKLISIGKEKGFLTYDELNSTLPAEVVSSEQFGSIMTMFGEMDIEIVDAPEGGERQQKGRDREEAADESEEADGGEENEKEIDLTPGALSRTDDPVRLYLKEMGSVALLSREGEIEIAKRIEEGKRDIAFVIYGMPMTIEFILSLRDQLKNGKIDVREIVPIVETEEDFEEEEVEKDYEELRVKTLEGLNTVRKVSTSLKGLYEKSRQAGKDPAKLKKIKKQIDAIREQVVDKMEAVNLHGVLKDRMVQRVREMAIQIRTAEREIVSSQRRLGVAGEAGAELLRKLCRDRKDFLAVKRRANVSEETLQDIKKIYQAAKSKIRQLETEEALVSGEEVKDAVKHLDVAEEKVKRGKAELVEANLRLVVSIAKKYTNRGLQFLDLIQEGNIGLMKAVDKFEYKRGYKFSTYATWWIRQAITRAIADQARTIRIPVHMIETINKLIRTSRHLVQKLGREPTPEEIAERMDLPLDKVRKILKIAREPISLETPIGEEEDSHLGDFIEDKKAISPLEAAIRYDLQRQINSALETLTPREEKVLRKRFGIGEATDHTLEEVGQDFEVTRERIRQIEAKALRKLRHPSRSKKLRSFVESL from the coding sequence ATGGCGAAACAAGAATTGCTCGTCGAAGTGAAGAAGCTTATCTCGATCGGAAAAGAGAAGGGCTTTTTGACCTACGATGAATTGAACAGCACATTGCCCGCTGAAGTGGTGTCGTCTGAACAATTTGGCAGCATCATGACCATGTTCGGTGAAATGGACATAGAAATTGTCGATGCCCCGGAAGGGGGTGAGCGGCAACAGAAAGGCCGGGATCGGGAGGAGGCGGCGGACGAGAGCGAAGAGGCGGATGGCGGCGAAGAGAACGAGAAGGAGATCGATTTGACGCCAGGGGCGCTCAGCCGCACCGATGACCCCGTTCGCCTCTATCTGAAGGAAATGGGCAGTGTCGCCTTATTGAGTCGCGAAGGTGAAATCGAGATCGCCAAGCGTATTGAAGAGGGCAAACGGGACATTGCGTTTGTCATCTACGGCATGCCCATGACCATCGAGTTCATCCTGTCGCTCCGTGACCAACTGAAAAACGGTAAGATCGACGTGCGCGAGATCGTGCCGATCGTTGAGACCGAAGAAGACTTCGAGGAAGAAGAAGTTGAAAAGGATTATGAAGAGCTGCGCGTAAAAACGTTGGAAGGGTTGAATACCGTCAGGAAGGTCTCGACCTCATTAAAAGGTCTGTACGAAAAATCTCGCCAAGCTGGAAAGGATCCGGCCAAGCTTAAGAAAATCAAGAAACAAATCGATGCCATTCGGGAGCAGGTGGTCGACAAGATGGAGGCGGTCAATCTCCACGGAGTGCTGAAGGACCGTATGGTCCAGCGCGTGCGGGAAATGGCCATTCAAATTCGCACCGCTGAGAGGGAGATCGTCAGCAGCCAGCGGCGGCTCGGTGTCGCCGGTGAGGCCGGCGCCGAACTCCTGCGCAAGCTTTGCCGGGATCGAAAGGATTTTCTGGCGGTCAAGCGGCGAGCGAATGTGTCGGAAGAGACGCTTCAGGACATCAAGAAGATCTATCAGGCGGCTAAATCAAAAATCCGCCAGTTGGAAACGGAAGAAGCGCTGGTCTCGGGCGAGGAAGTCAAGGATGCGGTCAAGCATTTGGACGTGGCGGAGGAAAAGGTCAAACGGGGCAAGGCGGAGTTGGTGGAGGCGAATCTTCGGCTGGTGGTCAGTATCGCCAAGAAATATACGAACCGTGGACTCCAATTTCTCGATCTCATTCAGGAAGGCAATATCGGGTTAATGAAGGCGGTAGACAAATTCGAATACAAGCGCGGGTATAAATTCAGCACGTACGCGACGTGGTGGATCAGACAGGCCATTACGCGCGCGATCGCAGACCAAGCACGGACGATCCGCATTCCCGTACACATGATCGAGACCATCAACAAGCTCATCCGTACGTCCCGGCATCTGGTGCAGAAGCTCGGTCGCGAGCCGACCCCGGAGGAAATTGCCGAGCGCATGGATCTTCCGCTCGACAAGGTTCGAAAAATCTTGAAGATCGCGCGTGAGCCGATTTCTCTCGAAACACCGATCGGTGAAGAGGAAGACAGTCATCTGGGGGATTTCATCGAAGACAAGAAGGCGATTTCTCCTCTCGAAGCCGCCATTCGGTACGATCTGCAACGTCAAATCAATAGTGCACTCGAAACGTTGACGCCACGCGAAGAAAAAGTGCTTCGCAAGCGTTTCGGGATCGGTGAAGCCACCGACCATACCTTGGAAGAAGTCGGGCAGGATTTCGAAGTCACGAGAGAACGAATACGGCAGATCGAAGCCAAAGCGCTTCGCAAGCTTCGGCATCCAAGCCGCAGTAAAAAGCTTCGGAGTTTCGTCGAAAGCTTATGA
- the dnaG gene encoding DNA primase yields MGRGLISEDIINQIRDRIDITEVVGQHVSLTRAGQNLKGLCPFHQEKSPSFTVSPSRQIFHCFGCGAGGNVFTFLTRITGNAFPEIVRELGQKVGIQVESTGHAGPQAAQTARIEQVNVAASKWFQRRLREEQGVCEARDYLDQRGMTQSAIEAFGLGAAPNEWDGLLKSLTKEGFSHSDLASAGLIIARESGPGFYDRFRGRVMFTITDLRKRVVGFGGRVIGEGTPKYLNSPDTPLFKKGQTLFALDIAREAIARTKTVIVVEGYFDAIALHQAGLTQTVATLGTALTAEHIQVLRRFASNVVLLFDPDDAGVRAALRGLDLFVNSGMGVKVVTLPAGEDPDTFVRKQGPQAFTELERHAPSLLDFALEHNLQKAESGSVEGRIRAVDDILKIIQKSEHPIEREERMRIVAERLGINQGRLIERYPALVGSKEDRRQRDRTVVDRPMPSYKGAPEERDLVYFLLHGQLNATDVARLKPEAFSIDVCRALVERALTCLDQDGRVSVQQLLSMAIDDPVCGQAASELSMRDEHFDDVRTHVQDCLDTLDRKRTEEFMRTLISQLKAAERDGRLEDVHALNSQINELRSKKAGRPGTGVLSLVKE; encoded by the coding sequence GTGGGCCGAGGCCTGATTTCCGAGGACATCATCAATCAAATCAGGGACCGGATCGACATCACGGAGGTAGTCGGGCAACACGTCAGTTTGACGAGAGCCGGGCAGAATCTGAAGGGGCTCTGTCCTTTTCATCAGGAAAAATCTCCCTCCTTTACTGTCAGTCCATCCAGACAGATTTTCCATTGTTTCGGGTGCGGAGCGGGAGGAAACGTATTTACATTCTTGACGAGAATAACCGGCAACGCTTTTCCGGAAATCGTCAGGGAATTGGGCCAGAAGGTGGGGATCCAAGTGGAGTCCACCGGTCATGCAGGCCCGCAGGCTGCTCAAACGGCTCGAATTGAGCAGGTGAATGTTGCGGCATCGAAGTGGTTTCAGCGGAGACTCCGTGAGGAGCAGGGGGTGTGTGAGGCGAGAGACTATCTCGATCAGCGCGGGATGACTCAATCGGCCATCGAAGCGTTTGGCCTGGGGGCGGCGCCGAATGAATGGGATGGGCTGCTCAAGAGTTTGACCAAGGAGGGATTTTCTCATTCCGACCTTGCGTCCGCAGGTCTTATCATCGCCCGCGAAAGCGGTCCAGGGTTTTATGATCGCTTCCGAGGCCGGGTCATGTTCACAATCACGGATCTGCGGAAACGCGTGGTTGGTTTTGGTGGACGCGTGATAGGAGAGGGTACGCCGAAGTACCTGAACTCTCCTGATACTCCTCTTTTTAAGAAGGGCCAAACCCTCTTTGCATTGGATATCGCCCGCGAGGCCATCGCGCGAACCAAGACCGTCATTGTCGTGGAAGGTTATTTTGACGCCATAGCTCTTCACCAGGCAGGACTGACACAGACAGTAGCCACGTTAGGCACGGCATTGACCGCGGAACATATTCAGGTCTTGCGACGCTTTGCCTCGAATGTCGTGCTGTTGTTCGATCCCGACGACGCCGGCGTACGGGCGGCGTTACGAGGACTTGATCTCTTCGTCAACAGTGGAATGGGAGTCAAAGTCGTCACGTTACCAGCCGGCGAAGATCCGGATACGTTCGTCCGGAAACAAGGGCCGCAGGCATTCACAGAGTTGGAGCGACATGCTCCCAGCCTTCTGGATTTTGCGCTCGAACATAATCTTCAGAAAGCAGAGAGCGGTTCAGTCGAAGGCCGGATCCGTGCCGTCGATGATATTCTGAAGATTATCCAAAAGAGCGAGCACCCCATAGAACGAGAAGAGCGCATGAGGATTGTGGCGGAACGGCTGGGAATCAACCAGGGACGGTTGATCGAACGGTATCCGGCGTTGGTTGGTAGTAAAGAAGATCGCCGGCAACGTGACCGCACGGTGGTCGACCGCCCAATGCCTTCGTACAAAGGTGCACCTGAAGAGCGAGACCTCGTCTACTTCCTTCTTCATGGACAATTGAACGCGACCGATGTGGCACGCCTAAAGCCTGAGGCGTTTTCCATCGATGTGTGCCGCGCACTGGTTGAGCGGGCATTGACATGTCTGGATCAAGACGGGCGAGTCAGCGTTCAACAACTGTTGTCGATGGCCATTGATGATCCGGTGTGCGGACAGGCCGCTTCAGAGCTTTCCATGCGCGACGAACATTTCGACGATGTACGTACGCATGTCCAGGACTGTCTTGACACCCTCGATCGCAAACGTACTGAAGAGTTCATGCGGACATTGATCTCACAGCTCAAGGCAGCCGAGCGTGACGGCCGACTCGAGGACGTCCACGCCTTGAATTCACAAATCAACGAGTTACGGTCCAAGAAGGCAGGCCGACCCGGGACCGGCGTATTGTCTTTGGTCAAGGAGTAA
- a CDS encoding histidine triad nucleotide-binding protein — protein MSDCLFCRIVGKEIQAKIVYEDDHTLAFDDINPQAPVHVLVIPKRHLSSVQEMSAHDQSLLAHVFLASTKVATQKGLDAAGYRLVTNTGRDGGQTVFHMHVHILGGRHMSWPPG, from the coding sequence ATGAGCGATTGTCTATTCTGCAGGATTGTCGGGAAGGAGATTCAAGCGAAAATCGTCTATGAGGATGACCATACGTTGGCATTCGACGACATCAATCCGCAGGCTCCGGTGCACGTGTTGGTGATTCCGAAACGTCACTTGAGTTCGGTCCAAGAAATGAGTGCCCATGATCAATCGTTGCTTGCGCACGTCTTTCTTGCCAGTACGAAGGTCGCAACCCAGAAAGGCCTCGACGCAGCCGGGTACCGCCTGGTGACAAATACGGGTCGAGATGGAGGGCAAACGGTATTCCACATGCACGTCCATATCCTTGGAGGCCGGCATATGTCATGGCCTCCTGGATAA
- the hisIE gene encoding bifunctional phosphoribosyl-AMP cyclohydrolase/phosphoribosyl-ATP diphosphatase HisIE, producing the protein MNEGSQSGWNLNWKRQREEMQQDAIGNTIQFDEKGLLPAVIQDWLDGTVLMLGYMNEEAIQKTLSSKSVHFWSRSRKRLWEKGETSGHKLSVKQVFIDCDRDTVLVKAQQMGPTCHTGARACFFTKMEAPNAAALQQSDEAFGGILEGVLRIISSRRTHPQPGSYTTKLFEGGHDKILKKVAEEAGEVLIAAKGGKREEIIYEVADLFFHTLMVLGYHDIALKDIYDELGRRFGSSGLRPEKQP; encoded by the coding sequence ATGAACGAGGGGTCGCAGTCAGGCTGGAATCTGAATTGGAAAAGACAGCGTGAAGAGATGCAGCAGGACGCGATAGGCAACACGATACAGTTCGACGAGAAGGGATTGCTTCCCGCCGTCATCCAAGACTGGTTGGACGGGACCGTGCTCATGTTGGGATATATGAACGAAGAGGCGATCCAGAAGACGCTGTCTTCAAAGTCCGTCCATTTTTGGAGCCGATCGCGGAAGCGACTATGGGAAAAGGGGGAAACCTCCGGACACAAGCTCTCCGTGAAGCAGGTCTTCATCGACTGCGATCGGGACACCGTGTTGGTGAAGGCTCAACAGATGGGACCGACGTGTCACACCGGAGCACGGGCGTGTTTTTTTACGAAAATGGAAGCGCCGAATGCCGCGGCTCTGCAGCAGTCGGATGAGGCGTTCGGAGGGATACTCGAAGGGGTGTTGAGGATCATCAGTTCGCGTCGGACACATCCTCAGCCGGGGTCGTATACGACGAAGTTATTCGAAGGAGGTCACGACAAGATTCTGAAGAAGGTGGCTGAAGAGGCAGGCGAAGTTCTCATCGCGGCTAAAGGCGGCAAGCGCGAAGAAATCATATACGAGGTGGCCGATCTCTTTTTTCATACCCTCATGGTATTGGGGTATCATGATATTGCGCTCAAGGACATCTACGATGAATTGGGACGTCGATTCGGGTCATCCGGATTGAGACCGGAGAAACAGCCGTAG